In one window of Henckelia pumila isolate YLH828 chromosome 1, ASM3356847v2, whole genome shotgun sequence DNA:
- the LOC140874181 gene encoding uncharacterized protein: MEQMMQKFISSTETRMQNQDASIKNLEIQIGQLVSSRELGTLPSDTEKNPKEQVKAVELRSGKRIESERQGEKEPEPAILEKTAGKSSTSTQPPMSQSNIVVPPHFPAALKKAKLDSQFAKFLEVFKKLNINIPFADTLMQMPSYAKFLKEILSNKRKLEEHAMISLTKNCSALVQNKIPPKQKDPGSFLSLVLLMMCNFIKLCVYQISKRDNRGCAGESRKFIFPVDFVVPDMEEDLDMPLILGRPFLAIVKALIDVQKGELLLRVGEEKISFDVFNALKFSQCNEECFQIDDVDSLLYDYVHDTFQEPLEAALVSPPHEDKINEGIEEMTAYLNDNQSWRKCGKLRLKDLGDRKDLVL, from the exons ATGGAACAGATGATGCAGAAGTTCATATCATCCACTGAGACCAGAATGCAGAATCAGGATGCATCGATCAAGAATTTAGAAATTCAAATAGGGCAGTTAGTGTCTAGCAGAGAGTTGGGTACTTTACCAAGTGACACGGAAAAGAACCCAAAGGAGCAGGTCAAGGCAGTTGAACTGAGAAGTGGAAAGAGAATCGAATCTGAGAGACAAGGCGAGAAAGAGCCAGAACCAGCTATATTAGAAAAAACTGCAGGTAAGTCTTCTACTTCTACACAACCACCCATGTCACAGTCAAATATTGTTGTTCCACCACATTTTCCTGCAGCTCTCAAGAAGGCCAAGCTAGATTCTCAGTTTGCTAAATTCCTGGAAGTattcaagaaattgaatatAAACATCCCTTTCGCCGACACATTGATGCAAATGCCCAGCTATGCTAAGTTTTTGAAGGAGATTCTCTCCAACAAGAGAAAATTGGAGGAGCATGCAATGATCAGTCTAACCAAAAATTGTTCAGCACTAGTTCAGAACAAGATCCCACCAAAGcaaaaagatccagggagttttctATCCCTTGTGTTATTAATGATGTGCAATTTCATAAAGCTTTGT GTGTATCAAATATCCAAGAGGGATAATAGAGGATGTGCTGGTGAAAGTCGAAAATTCATCTTCCCGGTGGAttttgttgtgcctgatatggAGGAAGACTTGGACATGCCACTTATTCTGGGAAGACCTTTCCTAGCGATAGTAAAAGCACTCATCGATGTCCAAAAGGGTGAATTACTTCTGAGAGTGGGAGAGGAGAAAATATCTTTTGATGTGTTTAATGCACTTAAATTTTCACAATGTAATGAAGAGTGTTTTCAAATAGATGATGTGGACTCACTTCTGTATGATTATGTGCATGATACGTTTCAGGAACCATTAGAAGCTGCACTTGTATCTCCACCTCATGAAGACAAAATCAATGAAGGAATAGAAGAGATGACTGCTTACTTGAATGATAACCAGTCATGGAGAAAATGTGGCAAGCTCAGACTCAAAGATCTTGGTGACCGGAAGGATTTAGTCCTCTAG
- the LOC140874180 gene encoding uncharacterized protein: MGKMADQDDWSSHGSVGRWGDDDAQGHHREYRQHHERHHRDDHGHFSMHLFVQMGPKPLIGAKASELLSLRQGLMLIYEYQQKFFELLPYFPQISDSTEAKYNLFLQGLNPEIHDCVSVGDDMTYEGLISRGLQAEERSRGVMCFGKKGQGPCSHYDWSLEEGLSIDRGSWFWFGFWISRHSATEATGTVDGRFNLKPHASSQVFALRHDQAVDENERVIACTFLLCSMPDSVLIDTGEGARPQLPLVSALRAYRALESGGEGYLIHAVDMFTRSVGIDDFPVVNEFSDVFLDEILDFPPIREVEFGIELMPGTSPISRELYLLAPSKMRELKQQLKDLLNKGYIRPSISPWGAPIKKRINTTQDHQASYANTKRIPLQFEMGEKVFLRVSPFPRILRFGLKGMLSPRFIGPFDILESVGDLSYRLSLPPYLSNIYDVFHLSLLRWYVADESHILQPSDVQLDTDLTYVERLLRILNQEVKRLRTKAIPLVLFQWQRRGTKEAT, translated from the exons atggggaag atggcagatcagGATGATTGGAGtagtcatggtagtgttggacGATGGGGTGATGATGATGCTCAGGGACATCATCGGGAGTATCGCCAGCATCATGAAAGACATCACCGTGATGATCACGGGCATTTTAGTATGCATCTATTtgtgcagatgggtcctaagccatTGATTGGG GCGAAGGCTAGTGAATTGCTGAGTTTGAGGCAAGGTTTGATGTTGATTtatgagtaccagcagaagtttttTGAGTTGTTGCCCTATTTTCCTCAAATTTCTGACAGCACTGAAGCAAAATATAATCTTTTTCTTCAAGGTCTTAATCCAGAAATTCATGACTGTGTATCtgttggtgatgacatgaccTACGAAGGATTGATCAGTCGAGGTCTCCAAGCAGAAGAAA GATCCAGGGGAGTGATGTGCTTTGGAAAGAAGGGACAGGGTCCTTGTAGCCATTATG ATTGGTCACTtgaagagggattgtccatAGATCGGGGGAGctggttctggtttgggttcTGGATATCAAGACACAGTGCAACAGAGGCCACAGGGACAGTCGATGGGAGGTTCAATCTGAAACCTCATGCTTCTAGTCAAGTGTTTgccttgagacatgatcaggcagtggacgAGAATGAGAGGGTCATAGCGTGTACATTTCTGTTATGTAGTATGCCTGATTCtgtactcattgacactg gtgagggagcgcgacctcagtTGCCTTTGGTATCGGCTTTGAGAGCctatcgagctctagagtctggcggggaaggctacctcatccaTGCTGTTGATATGTTCACTAGAAGTGTTGGTATCGATGATTTTCCAGTTGTGAATGAGTTTTCGGATGTATTTCTAGATGAGATTCTGGATTTTCCTCCAATCcgggaagttgagtttggcatagagttgatgccagggACTTCTCCTATATCACGAGAACTGTATCTTCTGGCTCCATcaaagatgcgtgagttgaagcagCAGCTTAAGGATTTGTTGAACAAGGGTTACATTCGTCCGAGtatttctccttggggagcacct atcaagaaacggattaataCTACACAGGATCAtcaggccagttatgcgaataccAAGAGAATACCTTTGCAGTTTGAGATGGGCGAGAAGGTGTTCTTGAGAGTTTCACCATTTCCCAGGATTCTaagatttggtctcaagggtatgCTTTCTcctagattcattggtccgtttgatattttggaaagtgttggagatttgtCTTACAGATTGTCTTTGCCGCCATATTTGTCTAATATCTACGATGTGTTCCATTTATCgctgttgcgatggtatgtggctgATGAGTCCCATATCTTGCAGCCGTCTGATGTTCAGTTGGATACAGATCTGACATACGTGGAGAGACTATTGCGTATTTTGAATCAGGAGGTTAAGAGGTTGCGCACGAAAGctattcctcttgttctatttcagtggcagcgccgaggcactaaaGAAGCCACTTga